One window of the Lachancea thermotolerans CBS 6340 chromosome A complete sequence genome contains the following:
- the OLA1 gene encoding Obg-like ATPase (highly similar to uniprot|P38219 Saccharomyces cerevisiae YBR025C Hypothetical ORF), which yields MPPKKQVEEKKVLLGRPGNNLKAGIVGLANVGKSTFFQAITRCPLGNPANYPFATIDPEEARVIVPSPRFDALCDIYKPASKVPAHLTVYDIAGLTKGASAGEGLGNAFLSHIRAVDSIYQVVRCFDDAEIIHIEGDVDPVRDLDIISTELRLKDIEFAEKHLENVHKITKRGGQSLEVKQKKEEAILVEKIIELLKSGQRVANQNWTTKEVEVINSMFLLTAKPSIYLINLSERDFIRKKNKHLMRIKEWIDKYSTGDLVIPFSVCLEERLSHMSPEEAEEELKNLKVESALPKIVTTMRQKLDLISFFTSGADEVREWTIRRGTKAPQAAGVIHNDLMNTFILAQVMKYEDVVEYKDEVAIKAAGKMQQKGKEYVVEDGDVIYFRAGAGKN from the coding sequence ATGCCACCAAAGAAGCAGGTagaagagaaaaaggtCCTTCTAGGCCGTCCAGGTAACAACTTGAAGGCTGGTATCGTCGGTCTTGCCAACGTCGGTAAGTCGACCTTCTTCCAGGCCATTACCAGATGTCCGCTCGGAAACCCCGCCAACTACCCATTTGCTACAATTGACCCTGAAGAGGCTCGTGTCATTGtgccttctccaagatttGACGCGCTGTGTGACATCTACAAGCCAGCGTCCAAGGTTCCAGCGCATCTGACAGTTTACGATATCGCCGGTTTGACCAAGGGTGCCTCCGCCGGTGAGGGTCTCGGAAATGCGTTTTTGTCGCACATCAGAGCGGTGGACTCCATCTACCAGGTCGTGCGTTGCTTTGACGACGCCGAGATTATCCACATCGAGGGTGACGTCGACCCAGTACGTGACTTGGACATCATCAGCACCGAGCTAAGACTCAAAGATATTGAGTTTGCTGAAAAGCACTTGGAGAACGTTCACAAGATTACCAAGAGAGGAGGTCAGTCCTTGGAAgtcaagcagaagaaggaggaaGCTATTTTGGTCGAGAAGATCATCGAGCTGCTAAAATCTGGCCAGAGAGTTGCTAACCAGAACTGGACCACAAAGGAAGTCGAGGTGATCAACTCCATGTTCTTGCTGACCGCTAAGCCTTCCATCTACTTGATCAACTTGTCTGAGAGAGACTTCatcagaaagaagaacaagcacCTGATGAGAATCAAAGAATGGATTGACAAGTACTCTACTGGTGACTTGGTCATCCCATTCTCCGTGTGCCTGGAAGAAAGACTATCCCACATGTCTCCTGAGGAGGCTGAGGAGgagttgaagaacttgaaggtcGAGTCAGCTCTGCCAAAGATCGTCACCACCATGAGACAAAAGTTGGACTTGATTTCCTTTTTCACTTCTGGTGCCGACGAGGTCCGCGAATGGACTATTAGAAGAGGCACAAAGGCTCCACAAGCAGCTGGTGTCATCCATAATGATCTGATGAACACCTTTATCCTTGCTCAAGTGATGAAGTACGAAGACGTCGTTGAGTACAAGGATGAAGTCGCTATCAAGGCTGCCGGTAAGATGCAACAGAAGGGTAAGGAATACGTCGTTGAAGATGGCGATGTCATCTACTTCAGAGCCGGTGCAGGCAAGAACTGA
- the SCO2 gene encoding putative thioredoxin peroxidase SCO2 (similar to uniprot|P23833 Saccharomyces cerevisiae YBR037C) — protein sequence MLSRTGVFTVLKRSTRLSGYALRPLSTRSCLRVEDQGTSRSRVTPRGGAPSGASSSTDPSDQSAFSGNTPPKSTTFEDADPKRKPLSRIAIGGTETKSQKATSGSIEFATWKAAALVLTLGGTLYYFFSKEKRRLEIEKEAEANRGYGKPLVGGPFKLVDFNGNEFTEKNLLGKFSIIYFGFSHCPDICPDELDKLSEWLDGLKKKGIELQPIFITCDPARDPPHVLKEYLSEFHPDLIGLTGEYNDIKNACKQYRVYFSTPPSLKPGQDYLVDHSIFFYLMDPEGQFIDALGRQYDAETGVAKIEEHVKAYVPREQREKRKEKWYSFLFN from the coding sequence ATGTTGTCAAGGACTGGGGTTTTTactgttttgaaaaggtcCACTCGCTTATCAGGGTATGCACTAAGGCCTCTATCTACGCGCAGTTGTCTTCGCGTAGAAGATCAGGGGACATCAAGGTCGAGGGTGACGCCGCGCGGAGGCGCGCCTTCTGGGGCCTCCTCCTCTACAGATCCATCTGATCAGAGCGCATTCTCCGGGAACACACCTCCTAAGAGTacaacttttgaagatgcAGACCCCAAGCGTAAGCCTCTCAGCAGAATCGCGATTGGCGGTACCGAGACCAAATCACAGAAAGCCACGAGCGGCTCTATTGAGTTCGCGACATGGAAGGCTGCAGCCTTGGTACTTACCCTCGGAGGGACCTTGTACTACTTTTTCTCCAAAGAGAAACGAAGACTTGAGATCGAAAAAGAGGCAGAAGCCAATAGAGGGTATGGGAAGCCGCTTGTTGGAGGGCCTTTCAAGCTCGTGGATTTCAACGGCAATGAGTTCACTGAGAAAAACTTGCTCGGCAAGTTTTCTATTATCTACTTCGGGTTTTCACACTGTCCTGATATCTGCCCTGACGAACTCGACAAGCTCAGTGAGTGGTTGGATgggctcaagaaaaagggaATCGAGCTTCAGCCTATTTTTATTACCTGTGACCCAGCTAGAGACCCCCCTcacgttttgaaagaatacTTGAGCGAGTTTCATCCCGACTTGATTGGCCTCACTGGCGAGTAcaatgacatcaaaaacgcTTGTAAACAATACCGCGTTTACTTCTCGACCCCACCATCTTTGAAGCCTGGACAAGATTACTTGGTCGATCATTCGATCTTCTTCTATTTAATGGACCCCGAGGGCCAATTTATCGATGCGTTAGGAAGGCAGTATGACGCGGAGACCGGCGTCGCGAAGATAGAGGAGCATGTCAAAGCGTATGTGCCAAGAGAGCAACGTGAAAAGCGTAAAGAAAAATGGTATTCTTTCCTCTTCAACTAg
- the CHS2 gene encoding chitin synthase CHS2 (similar to uniprot|P14180 Saccharomyces cerevisiae YBR038W CHS2 Chitin synthase II requires activation from zymogenic form in order to catalyze the transfer of N-acetylglucosamine (GlcNAc) to chitin required for the synthesis of chitin in the primary septum during cytokinesis): MDYNPFVVDTNNASPVRSPQRAARRGESPWRSQYSANSSNENDLSTAFQGFPQAAQVQPQSPSKAAAKYSPQRRNIFARDSAPSSPLRQDRYTANMRESPHRNARAVIEIDEASDDDEEQDLYDIYAQQADGSPSRAASRATRSTYSFESYRKSLDDDSTIYSGDTFEQTQFQVNHPQKNYIRRGKSEVRRLPAPTSKKNILKLDNPIPRGLLEILPRRDSLEFTEMRYTACTSEPDNYVNEGYSLRFAEMNRECQIAICVTMYNEDKFALSSTLHSIMRNITHMCKRKRSHVWGPQGWKKIQVIIVSDGRNNINKGSLDYLSALGVYQEDMAKSTVNGEPVKAHIFELTTQVSIDSHLDYVSKDIVPVQVVFCLKEENQKKINSHRWLFNAFCPILDPTVVVLVDVGTKLNDSAIYHLWKAFDRDSNVAGAAGQIKTMKGKWGRKLLNPLVASQNFEYKMSNILDKPLESVFGYISVLPGALSAYRYRALKNHADGTGPLNSYFLGETQEGRQHDVFTANMYLAEDRILCWELVAKRDAKWVLKYVKEATGETDVPEEPPEFISQRRRWLNGAMFAALYAQLHFTQIWKTKHSATRKIFFHLEFFYQFVQMLFSWFSISNFFLTFYFLAGSMNKLMKHGDVLFTFFKYLVICDLAALFIISMGNRPQGANHLFIISMIILSICSTYALVCGLVFSIKTLQNPGESSMVFVNIVVSLLSTYGLYAFTSIMYLDPWHLITSFVQYLLMLPSFICTLQIFAFCNTHDVSWGTKGSTQDVKPKSEATVKQGPNGQQIVEGTEWPQEVDKKYAEIKSRLKEQEIIEPKIDEAQKNNDYYRDIRTRIVMLWMLSNLVLMMIVTQVYGPEDTAKNKYLTFILWSVAILALFRALGSMAFLFLKSLRAIVSFKHKAEDSGSLNIPSAKNLFSKPSKM, from the coding sequence ATGGACTACAATCCGTTTGTCGTCGACACGAACAACGCGTCCCCTGTCAGGTCGCCTCAACGGGCGGCCAGGAGGGGAGAATCGCCCTGGAGATCCCAATACTCTGCTAACTCTTCCAATGAAAATGACCTGTCAACTGCATTCCAAGGGTTCCCGCAAGCTGCACAGGTTCAGCCTCAATCGCCCTCTAAGGCTGCTGCAAAATACTCTCCCCAACGAAGAAACATCTTTGCTCGCGACAGCGCGCCCAGCAGCCCGCTGCGCCAAGACCGCTACACAGCTAACATGAGAGAGTCTCCCCATAGGAACGCCCGCGCAGTGATTGAAATTGACGAGGCCTCtgacgatgacgaggaGCAGGATCTATATGATATTTATGCGCAACAGGCCGACGGCTCTCCTTCAAGAGCAGCGTCCCGTGCCACTAGATCCACCTACTCTTTCGAAAGCTACCGGAAGTCTCTAGATGATGATAGCACCATATACTCCGGGGACACGTTCGAGCAAACGCAATTCCAGGTTAACCACCCTCAAAAGAACTACATCAGACGCGGTAAGTCCGAAGTCAGAAGGCTACCGGCTCCGACCTCTAAGAAAAACATCTTAAAACTAGACAACCCAATTCCAAGAGGGCTGCTCGAGATCTTACCACGCCGCGACTCTCTTGAGTTCACCGAAATGAGATACACGGCTTGTACATCTGAGCCCGACAACTATGTCAATGAAGGTTATTCTCTAAGATTTGCGGAAATGAACAGAGAGTGTCAGATAGCCATCTGTGTCACAATGTACAATGAAGACAAATTTGCCTTATCTAGCACTCTGCACTCCATTATGAGAAACATCACACACATGTGCAAGCGCAAAAGGTCCCATGTATGGGGTCCTCAAGGCTGGAAGAAAATCCAGGTTATCATTGTCAGCGACGGTAGAAACAATATTAACAAAGGATCCTTGGATTACTTGAGTGCACTAGGTGTCTATCAGGAAGACATGGCGAAATCCACAGTTAACGGTGAGCCTGTGAAGGCCCATATTTTCGAACTCACCACCCAAGTTTCAATCGATTCCCACCTGGATTACGTGAGTAAAGATATCGTACCTGTGCAGGTAGTGTTTTGCTTGAAGGAGGAAAACCAGAAAAAAATCAACTCTCATCGTTGGTTGTTCAACGCTTTCTGCCCGATATTAGATCCCACTGTCGTTGTTCTGGTCGATGTCGGGACAAAGCTAAATGACTCAGCCATCTATCACTTGTGGAAAGCCTTTGACAGGGACTCCAACGTTGCTGGAGCTGCAGGTCAAATCAAAACTATGAAGGGAAAATGGGGTAGAAAACTGTTGAATCCGCTAGTTGCCTCTCAGAATTTTGAATACAAAATGTCCAATATTCTTGACAAGCCTTTAGAAAGTGTGTTCGGATACATTTCCGTTCTTCCAGGTGCATTGTCCGCCTATCGTTACCGTGCTCTCAAAAACCATGCGGACGGAACTGGTCCTCTAAATTCGTATTTCTTGGGCGAAACGCAAGAGGGCCGGCAGCACGATGTGTTCACTGCTAACATGTACTTAGCCGAAGATAGAATCCTTTGCTGGGAACTAGTTGCTAAAAGAGACGCCAAATGGGTCTTGAAATACGTTAAGGAAGCTACCGGAGAGACTGATGTGCCGGAAGAGCCACCAGAGTTCATTTCTCAGAGAAGACGTTGGCTGAACGGTGCTATGTTTGCTGCACTTTATGCTCAACTGCATTTTACTCAAatttggaaaacaaaacattcGGCTACTCGAAAGATATTTTTCCACTTAGAGTTCTTCTACCAATTTGTTCAAATGCTCTTTTCATGGTTCTCTATAtcgaacttctttttgacgTTCTATTTTTTGGCCGGATCAATGAACAAACTAATGAAACATGGAGACGTGCTTttcactttcttcaaatacCTGGTCATCTGTGACTTAGCCGCTCTCTTTATCATATCCATGGGCAACAGACCCCAAGGTGCCAACCATTTGTTTATCATATCGATGATTATACTTTCCATTTGCTCAACTTACGCACTAGTTTGTGGCCTTGTCTTTTCCATCAAAACTTTGCAAAACCCCGGAGAAAGCAGCATGGTATTCGTGAATATAGTTGTTTCCTTACTTTCGACTTACGGCCTATACGCGTTCACTTCCATCATGTACCTTGATCCTTGGCATCTCATCACATCATTTGTGCAGTATCTTCTCATGCTTCCGTCATTTATTTGTACGCTACAAATCTTTGCCTTTTGCAACACGCATGATGTTTCCTGGGGCACAAAGGGCTCAACTCAGGACGTAAAGCCAAAATCCGAAGCTACCGTTAAACAGGGTCCTAATGGGCAGCAAATCGTGGAGGGTACTGAATGGCCGCAAGAAGTCGATAAGAAATACGCAGAGATTAAGAGTAGATTAAAGGAACAAGAGATCATTGAACCAAAAATTGAcgaagctcagaagaacAACGATTATTATCGTGACATAAGGACACGTATTGTAATGTTGTGGATGCTTTCGAACCTTGTTCTGATGATGATTGTTACCCAGGTCTATGGGCCCGAAGACACAGCGAAGAACAAGTACCTGACGTTTATTTTATGGTCAGTTGCGATCCTGGCCCTTTTCAGAGCTTTAGGATCAATGGCTTtcttatttttgaaaagcttgcgTGCGATTGTTAGCTTCAAGCACAAAGCAGAGGACAGCGGCTCTCTCAATATACCTAGTGCTAAAAACTTGTTTAGCAAGCCAAGCAAAATGTAA
- a CDS encoding M20 family metallo-hydrolase (conserved hypothetical protein) has protein sequence MSTKSTTTTDLTCESGILNIPAAAPLAINPGRLNQTILETGTAYGGVARWGSQEHEFGMRRLAGTEEDGKMRGWFIKECEGLGCKIKVDQIGNIFAIFPGKNGGNPTATGSHLDTQPEAGKYDGILGVLAGLEVLRTFKENNYTPNYDVCVVVWFNEEGARFARSCTGSSVWSHDLPLKDAYELMSIGESIPESVYESLSKIGYIGEVSASYQENAIDAHFELHIEQGPILEDEKKEIGIVTGVQAYRWEKCTVFGVGAHAGTTPWRCRKDALLASSKMIVAASEIAKKHQGLMTCGVIDAKPYSVNIIPGEVSFTIDIRHPSDEVVAKIFSEVHAQFDLIVKDNVAGALTYDLEVLQVSPAVNFNEVCIECVSRSALAQFPASKVRQIWSGAGHDSCQTALHVPTSMIFIPSKDGLSHNFYEYSSAEEVENGFKVLLQAIVNYDNHRAIRGY, from the coding sequence TAACATCCCAGCCGCTGCTCCCCTGGCCATAAACCCAGGAAGGCTAAATCAAACCATATTGGAAACCGGCACTGCTTACGGAGGTGTCGCGAGATGGGGGTCGCAAGAACACGAGTTCGGAATGAGAAGGTTGGCGGGCACCGAAGAAGATGGCAAAATGAGAGGCTGGTTCATAAAGGAATGCGAGGGACTCGGATGTAAAATCAAAGTTGACCAAATTGGAAACATCTTCGCTATCTTCCCGGGGAAGAACGGGGGTAATCCAACTGCAACAGGCTCTCACCTTGACACGCAGCCTGAAGCGGGCAAGTACGACGGAATTCTCGGGGTTTTAGCTGGGCTAGAAGTCCTGagaactttcaaagagaacaATTACACTCCTAATTACGACGTCTGCGTCGTAGTGTGGTTCAATGAAGAAGGTGCTCGGTTCGCGCGGTCTTGCACTGGGTCTAGTGTCTGGTCTCACGATTTGCCTCTGAAGGATGCCTATGAACTCATGTCGATCGGCGAAAGCATCCCAGAAAGCGTGTACGAATCTCTGAGCAAGATTGGCTACATTGGCGAAGTGTCCGCTTCATATCAAGAGAACGCCATTGACGCGCACTTCGAACTTCACATCGAACAAGGACCAATCCTTGAGGatgagaagaaagaaatTGGAATTGTCACCGGCGTCCAAGCTTACCGCTGGGAGAAATGCACAGTATTTGGTGTTGGCGCACACGCAGGTACTACACCCTGGAGGTGCAGAAAAGACGCGCTGCTGGCATCCTCGAAAATGATCGTCGCCGCATCCGAAATTGCCAAAAAACACCAAGGTCTCATGACATGTGGTGTCATTGATGCCAAGCCATACTCAGTGAACATCATCCCTGGTGAAGTCTCCTTCACTATTGATATCAGACATCCTTCTGATGAGGTCGTAGCAAAGATTTTCTCCGAAGTTCATGCACAATTTGACCTTATTGTAAAAGACAACGTTGCAGGCGCCCTAACCTATGATCTAGAAGTCTTGCAGGTCTCGCCAGCCGTAAACTTCAACGAAGTTTGTATTGAATGCGTGTCAAGATCTGCGCTAGCTCAGTTTCCAGCCTCTAAGGTTCGTCAAATATGGTCAGGTGCCGGCCATGATTCCTGTCAAACAGCATTGCATGTTCCAACCTCGATGATCTTTattccttcaaaagacgGGCTTTCTCATAACTTCTATGAGTATTCGTCAGCCGAAGAAGTCGAAAACGGTTTCAAGGTGCTGTTACAGGCCATTGTGAACTACGATAATCATAGAGCTATCAGAGGCTACTAA